A part of Ziziphus jujuba cultivar Dongzao chromosome 8, ASM3175591v1 genomic DNA contains:
- the LOC107413078 gene encoding L10-interacting MYB domain-containing protein-like → MAATGIHEDDESLWSSTTEKIFIDILVDEVKKGNFRDGQFASSTWAEILEELRTRSKRNYSMKQVKQKFNRLRAKHRDFSELLKETGFRWDAETNIVHATKDMWKNYLREHPKASPFRKKGCEHYKLLGLIFYKSTAIRAFQPASTKDRTDTNDEIELENEFLHSSAHVDIDACSSSRGNPIHTLHGSTSCSPKRTAAGSAEQRIRNTEAVKATEEAPLAKAERNKRVKSVEENGFSTCVDSSLSRCVCLLEEMEQINDDTYLKAVERFRDPDWREIFVNMSKKRKRAWLVRL, encoded by the exons ATGGCTGCCACAGGAATTCATGAGGATGATGAATCTTTATGGAGTTCTACAACAGAAaagatttttattgatattttggtAGATGAGGTAAAGAAGGGAAATTTTAGAGATGGTCAATTTGCATCATCAACATGGGCTGAAATTCTTGAAGAGCTAAGAACTAGGAGTAAACGGAATTACTCCATGAAACAAGTTAAGCAGAAATTTAATAGGCTACGTGCCAAGCACCGTGACTTTAGTGAGCTATTGAAGGAAACTGGGTTTCGCTGGGATGCTGAAACAAATATTGTGCATGCTACAAAGGATATGTGGAAAAATTATTTACGG GAACACCCAAAAGCATCACCTTTCCGAAAGAAAGGATGCGAGCATTATAAGTTGCTGGGACTTATATTTTATAAGTCAACTGCCATTAGAGCGTTTCAACCTGCATCTACAAAAGACCGAACGGATACCAATGATGAGATAGAGTTGGAGAATGAGTTTCTCCACTCAAGTGCACATGTTGACATTGATGCCTGTAGTAGTAGCCGTGGTAATCCTATTCATACCCTTCATGGATCTACAAGTTGCTCTCCAAAACGTACTGCAGCAGGTAGTGCAGAACAAAGAATTAGAAACACTGAGGCAGTGAAGGCAACCGAAGAAGCTCCCTTGGCTAAAGCAGAGAGGAATAAGAGGGTCAAAAGCGTAGAGGAGAATGGCTTTAGTACTTGTGTAGATTCTTCCCTATCTAGATGTGTTTGCCTTCTTGAAGAGATGGAACAAATTAATGATGACACTTATTTGAAAGCAGTTGAGAGGTTTAGAGATCCAGATTGGAGAGAGATATTTGTTAATATGtctaagaaaagaaagaggGCTTGGTTAGTTAGGCTTTAG